One genomic window of Streptomyces sp. WP-1 includes the following:
- a CDS encoding cellulose binding domain-containing protein → MQYKNNDSSPSDNQIKPGLRVVNTVSSAVDLSKVTVRYYFTGDGGASGFSTSCDYAAVGCSNVTQKVVALSSPKSGADHYLEVSFASGAGSLAAGANTGDIQSRINKSDWSNFSESDDYSYATNTAYADVSKVTVYVNGTLAGGVEP, encoded by the coding sequence GTGCAGTACAAGAACAACGACAGCTCGCCGTCCGACAATCAGATCAAGCCGGGGCTGCGGGTCGTCAACACCGTGAGTTCCGCGGTGGATCTGTCGAAGGTGACGGTTCGTTACTACTTCACCGGTGATGGTGGCGCGTCCGGTTTCTCGACGTCGTGTGACTACGCGGCTGTCGGGTGTTCAAACGTCACGCAGAAGGTCGTCGCCCTGTCCTCGCCGAAGTCCGGCGCCGACCACTACCTGGAGGTCAGCTTCGCGTCCGGTGCGGGCTCCCTCGCGGCGGGTGCGAACACCGGGGACATCCAGAGCCGGATCAACAAGAGCGACTGGTCGAACTTCAGCGAGAGCGACGACTACAGCTACGCGACCAACACGGCGTACGCCGATGTCTCCAAGGTGACCGTGTACGTCAACGGCACCCTCGCGGGGGGCGTCGAGCCGTAG
- a CDS encoding rhodanese-like domain-containing protein — MTTLTTLAPRQAKDRLHELTVIDVRTPGEYAGGRIPGALNIPLDQLDRALPEIRAAAERGEVLVVCASGARSENACRKLAGQGVHTATLEGGTGAWAAQGQDLERPAARDVKAVWSMDRQVRLTAGSLVLLGLALGEFVHPAFRLLSAGVAGGLVFSAVSNTCGMAALLARLPHNRPGRTDLDATLARLRAL, encoded by the coding sequence ATGACGACCCTCACCACTCTCGCCCCCCGTCAGGCGAAGGACCGTCTGCACGAGCTGACCGTGATCGACGTCCGCACCCCGGGCGAGTACGCCGGCGGTCGCATACCCGGCGCCCTGAACATCCCGCTGGACCAGCTCGACCGCGCGCTGCCCGAGATCCGCGCCGCCGCCGAGCGCGGTGAGGTCCTCGTGGTGTGCGCCTCCGGTGCCCGTTCCGAGAACGCCTGCCGGAAGCTCGCCGGGCAGGGCGTCCACACGGCGACCCTGGAAGGCGGCACCGGCGCCTGGGCCGCCCAGGGGCAGGATCTGGAGCGCCCTGCGGCCCGCGACGTCAAGGCGGTCTGGAGCATGGACCGGCAGGTCCGGCTCACCGCCGGTTCCTTGGTCCTGCTCGGCCTGGCCCTGGGCGAGTTCGTCCACCCGGCCTTCCGGCTGCTGTCCGCCGGTGTGGCGGGCGGCCTGGTGTTCTCCGCCGTGAGCAACACCTGCGGCATGGCCGCCCTCCTCGCCAGGCTGCCCCACAACCGGCCCGGCAGGACGGACCTCGACGCGACGCTCGCGCGCCTGCGCGCCCTCTGA
- a CDS encoding sulfite exporter TauE/SafE family protein, translated as MTALILALVAGAVVGLALGGLGGGGSVLAVPALIYLLGFTTAEATTASLVIVTLTSVTALTAHARDGHVAWRTGLLFAAAGVVPAMAAGAAAGRLPQALLTGAFSVIAALAALRMLRPARTAPDSGARIEPARAGAVGAGLGAVTGFLGVGGGFLAVPALVGVLRLPMRRAVGTSLLVITINSLAALGARAGTGTRLDWAVVAPFTAAAMLGAWDGKRLARKVRGGTLQRVFAWVLLAVAVFMLADVLV; from the coding sequence ATGACCGCCCTGATACTCGCGCTCGTCGCCGGTGCCGTCGTCGGCCTGGCCCTGGGCGGTCTCGGCGGGGGCGGCAGCGTCCTCGCCGTACCCGCCCTCATCTACCTCCTCGGATTCACCACGGCCGAGGCGACGACGGCCAGCCTGGTCATCGTCACCCTCACCTCGGTCACCGCGCTGACCGCGCACGCCCGGGACGGTCATGTCGCCTGGCGCACCGGACTGCTGTTCGCCGCGGCGGGCGTCGTGCCCGCGATGGCCGCCGGAGCCGCCGCCGGGCGACTGCCCCAGGCCCTGCTGACCGGCGCGTTCTCGGTCATCGCGGCGCTCGCCGCGCTGCGCATGCTGCGCCCCGCCCGCACCGCCCCCGACTCCGGCGCACGGATCGAGCCGGCCAGGGCCGGTGCGGTGGGGGCCGGGCTGGGCGCGGTGACCGGGTTCCTCGGCGTGGGCGGCGGCTTCCTCGCCGTACCGGCGCTGGTGGGTGTGCTCCGGCTGCCCATGCGCCGGGCGGTCGGCACCAGCCTGCTGGTCATCACGATCAACTCGCTGGCCGCACTGGGCGCCCGCGCCGGGACCGGCACGCGCCTGGACTGGGCGGTGGTCGCGCCGTTCACCGCGGCCGCCATGCTCGGCGCCTGGGACGGAAAGCGCCTGGCCAGGAAGGTCCGGGGCGGAACGTTGCAGCGCGTCTTCGCCTGGGTGCTGCTCGCCGTCGCGGTCTTCATGCTCGCCGACGTACTCGTGTGA